A single region of the Stigmatella aurantiaca genome encodes:
- a CDS encoding helix-turn-helix domain-containing protein, with protein MEKPLASILGTAARNARVRAGLTQEDVAERIGMASEVYGRMERGQMLPRVENLRRLCLVLKVAPHEFLGLEALAGTPASGAGEELRPRPDDTADLRRLLRRLRKLTSHQVKLLSLIAGAMVNRNRPGKARGK; from the coding sequence ATGGAAAAACCTCTCGCGAGCATTCTGGGAACCGCGGCGCGGAACGCCCGGGTCCGTGCGGGATTGACGCAGGAGGACGTGGCCGAGCGCATTGGCATGGCCTCGGAGGTGTACGGGCGCATGGAGCGGGGGCAGATGCTGCCGCGGGTGGAGAACCTGCGAAGGCTCTGCCTGGTGCTCAAGGTGGCGCCGCACGAGTTCCTCGGGCTGGAGGCGCTGGCGGGCACGCCGGCCTCGGGCGCCGGGGAGGAGCTCCGCCCCCGGCCGGACGACACCGCGGACCTGCGGCGGCTGCTGCGCCGGCTCCGTAAGCTCACCTCCCATCAGGTGAAGCTGCTGAGCCTCATCGCCGGGGCCATGGTGAACCGCAACCGCCCGGGCAAGGCGCGCGGCAAGTAG
- a CDS encoding DUF2381 family protein, translating to MCPVLRTTVLGLVLTWGMAAAARPAPPRCEPDVRHLRLEAGVAPPEVCIQAGKATTLLFDRALRPGELHLEDRFRFRQVEAMGSLLVLVPGETLAPGMRLRLEVPFREPGVSAAFVLVASSLAERQVEVSLASRPAEGLSGTALRGELRQCREQLGVYEAWWRRGRNLAGAMGHFWMTDSLRVVDLRSEVRADQGPGFPRIDEFLAYRASSLERALRMSVFPQAGAPPWKPLQATLQGHPGEPPLPLELLEPPVPRGPAQELLLHVPPSGGLDGLGPYTLVLVAQDTAPWIIQNVRFP from the coding sequence ATGTGCCCTGTTCTTCGCACCACCGTCCTGGGACTGGTGCTCACCTGGGGGATGGCGGCCGCCGCGCGGCCCGCCCCGCCCCGGTGCGAGCCCGACGTGCGCCACCTCCGCCTGGAGGCCGGGGTGGCTCCCCCCGAGGTGTGCATCCAGGCGGGGAAGGCCACCACCCTGCTGTTCGACCGCGCCCTGCGCCCCGGCGAGCTCCACCTGGAGGACCGCTTCCGCTTCCGGCAGGTGGAGGCCATGGGCAGCCTCCTCGTGCTGGTGCCCGGCGAGACGCTCGCGCCCGGCATGCGCCTGCGCCTGGAGGTGCCCTTCCGCGAGCCGGGCGTCTCCGCCGCCTTCGTCCTCGTCGCCTCGTCCCTGGCCGAGCGGCAGGTGGAAGTCTCCCTGGCGAGCCGGCCCGCGGAGGGGCTCTCCGGCACGGCGCTCCGCGGCGAGCTGCGGCAGTGCCGCGAGCAGCTCGGCGTCTACGAGGCCTGGTGGCGCCGGGGGCGGAACCTGGCCGGCGCCATGGGGCACTTCTGGATGACCGACAGCCTCCGGGTGGTGGACTTGCGCTCGGAGGTGCGGGCGGACCAGGGGCCGGGGTTCCCCCGCATCGATGAGTTCCTGGCCTACCGCGCGAGCTCCCTGGAGCGCGCCTTGCGGATGAGCGTCTTTCCCCAGGCGGGGGCCCCGCCGTGGAAGCCCCTCCAGGCCACGCTGCAGGGCCACCCCGGCGAGCCCCCCCTGCCGCTGGAGCTGCTGGAGCCCCCCGTGCCCCGCGGGCCGGCCCAGGAGCTGCTCCTGCACGTGCCTCCCTCGGGCGGCCTGGACGGCCTGGGGCCCTACACGCTCGTGCTCGTGGCGCAGGACACCGCGCCGTGGATCATCCAGAACGTGCGCTTCCCGTGA
- a CDS encoding serine/threonine protein kinase, translated as MRSHPFHLQPDMWVGPWRIVSRLGSGGFGAVFRVEAGGESFALKFAVHGPDSPDLNRTDGRARRELACLLLTSHPHVVRVWGHGRWPHPRTGYHYVVMDYVEGPTLTGWVRHHRPTLREVLVLFDTLARTLDALHAQDILHRDLKGSNILVRAADRAPLLVDFGAGDHADSVPLTEGPLPPGTPHLRTPEALRFLRQQYSNPLARYAFRPGDDLYALGGTLYEALTGVPPFPPNLPREVLVHRIENQMPVPPEVLHPLIPPALSQLVQRLLAKDPAERPSSGWALHEQFEALLQDERLALDIPLGVGAEAATTEGMEEALLMVGADPPEGRPPPVRTSRPPWSEPQEPPAAPPPPVPPPPRRTRSPVLLGGLALLAVGGVGLGLWHATRPSAAPADPSAAPAGPTFAEVPFAPMEAWDAGPVPPVLPPVGAEPPPFAAAPPPPPAPKGPAMPNKSPANPSPASPAPGASKRLPRLVGATVAACALAGGCASSGGALRLSVPREPCPPGSREAMEPYRLNKWRDTFYVRLGDTGDYHHPFIAPAPPEGPLEALVVWPGKEGALPMHTVLVGQAYRTQRIFIGRFTEARLPDGERIPVCYQLFHSQDVDPYNPNWTPEGWLYVEPVEARKIDMVGRAFRVEKMFGDAKDVSRMPPPGKLP; from the coding sequence GTGCGTTCCCACCCCTTCCATCTTCAGCCGGACATGTGGGTCGGCCCCTGGCGCATCGTGTCCCGGCTGGGCTCGGGTGGCTTCGGCGCCGTGTTCCGCGTGGAAGCCGGCGGGGAGTCCTTCGCCCTCAAGTTCGCCGTCCATGGCCCGGACAGCCCGGACCTCAACCGCACCGATGGCCGCGCCCGGCGCGAGCTGGCCTGTCTGCTGCTCACCAGCCACCCCCACGTCGTGCGCGTCTGGGGCCATGGCCGCTGGCCGCACCCGCGCACCGGCTACCACTACGTCGTCATGGACTACGTGGAGGGTCCCACGCTCACCGGCTGGGTGCGCCACCACCGCCCCACCCTGCGCGAGGTGCTCGTCCTGTTCGACACCCTGGCGCGCACCCTGGATGCGCTGCACGCCCAGGACATCCTCCACCGGGACCTGAAGGGCTCCAACATCCTCGTGCGCGCCGCGGACCGCGCGCCCCTGCTCGTGGACTTCGGCGCCGGGGACCATGCCGACTCCGTGCCCCTCACCGAGGGGCCCCTGCCCCCCGGCACCCCCCACCTGCGCACCCCCGAGGCCCTGCGCTTCCTGCGCCAGCAGTACAGCAACCCCCTGGCCCGCTACGCCTTCCGCCCCGGCGATGACCTCTACGCCCTGGGCGGCACCCTCTACGAGGCGCTCACCGGCGTGCCGCCCTTCCCCCCGAACCTGCCGCGCGAGGTGCTCGTCCACCGGATCGAAAACCAGATGCCGGTCCCACCCGAGGTGCTCCACCCGCTCATCCCCCCCGCCCTCTCGCAGCTCGTCCAGCGCCTGCTCGCGAAGGACCCCGCGGAGCGCCCCAGCAGCGGCTGGGCGCTCCATGAGCAGTTCGAGGCCCTGCTCCAGGATGAGCGCCTGGCGCTCGACATCCCCCTGGGCGTGGGCGCGGAGGCCGCCACGACCGAGGGCATGGAGGAGGCCCTCCTCATGGTGGGAGCGGATCCGCCCGAGGGCCGCCCGCCCCCGGTCCGCACCTCCCGCCCCCCCTGGTCCGAGCCCCAGGAGCCCCCCGCCGCGCCGCCGCCCCCCGTGCCGCCCCCACCGCGGCGGACGCGGAGCCCCGTGCTCCTGGGCGGGCTGGCGCTGCTGGCCGTGGGCGGTGTGGGCCTGGGCCTCTGGCACGCCACGCGGCCCTCGGCAGCGCCCGCGGATCCGTCCGCCGCCCCTGCGGGCCCCACGTTCGCCGAGGTGCCCTTCGCGCCCATGGAGGCCTGGGACGCGGGGCCCGTGCCCCCCGTGCTCCCGCCCGTGGGGGCGGAGCCTCCGCCCTTCGCCGCCGCGCCCCCGCCTCCCCCCGCCCCGAAAGGTCCCGCCATGCCGAACAAGAGCCCCGCGAATCCGTCCCCCGCTTCGCCCGCGCCCGGGGCGAGCAAGCGCCTGCCGCGGCTCGTCGGTGCCACCGTGGCCGCCTGCGCGCTGGCCGGAGGCTGTGCCAGCTCCGGCGGCGCGCTGCGCCTCTCGGTGCCCCGGGAGCCCTGCCCTCCGGGCTCGCGCGAGGCCATGGAGCCGTACCGGCTGAACAAGTGGCGCGACACCTTCTACGTCCGCCTCGGGGACACGGGCGACTACCACCACCCCTTCATCGCCCCCGCGCCCCCGGAAGGCCCCCTCGAGGCGCTGGTGGTCTGGCCCGGCAAGGAGGGCGCCCTGCCCATGCACACGGTGCTGGTGGGCCAGGCGTACCGGACCCAGCGCATCTTCATCGGCCGGTTCACCGAGGCGCGCCTGCCCGATGGGGAGCGCATCCCCGTGTGCTACCAGCTCTTCCACAGCCAGGACGTGGACCCGTACAACCCGAACTGGACGCCCGAGGGCTGGCTCTACGTGGAGCCCGTGGAGGCCCGGAAAATCGACATGGTGGGCCGGGCCTTCCGGGTGGAGAAGATGTTCGGGGACGCCAAGGACGTCTCCCGGATGCCCCCGCCCGGCAAGCTGCCCTGA
- a CDS encoding cupin domain-containing protein translates to MSDTLVRALGLQPHPEGGYYREMYRATAQVETPRGRRPAGTAIYYLLPRGTFSAWHRLASDEVWHFYEGEPLTLYLLGDGGLEQVVLGREVARGERPQVVISAGVLQAAVPQGAYTLVGCTVAPGFDFADWEMPSREALVARHPEHAEVLRRLSRP, encoded by the coding sequence ATGAGTGACACGCTGGTGCGGGCACTGGGGCTTCAGCCTCATCCCGAGGGTGGGTATTACCGGGAGATGTACCGGGCCACGGCCCAGGTGGAGACGCCCCGGGGCAGGCGCCCGGCGGGTACGGCCATCTACTACCTGCTGCCGCGCGGGACGTTCTCCGCGTGGCACCGGCTGGCCTCGGACGAGGTGTGGCACTTCTACGAGGGGGAGCCGCTGACGCTCTACCTGCTGGGGGACGGCGGGCTGGAGCAGGTGGTGCTCGGCCGCGAGGTGGCGCGGGGCGAGCGGCCCCAGGTGGTCATCTCGGCCGGGGTGCTCCAGGCGGCGGTGCCCCAGGGGGCCTACACGCTCGTGGGCTGCACGGTGGCGCCCGGCTTCGACTTCGCGGACTGGGAGATGCCCTCCCGGGAGGCGCTCGTGGCGCGCCACCCGGAGCATGCGGAGGTGCTCCGGCGGCTCTCGCGGCCCTGA
- a CDS encoding tetratricopeptide repeat protein: MAIERTAKEGYKLMKMGLLPAAAREFQGALAKNPQDTAALLGLARLHLAQQESGQARPLLEQVLALEPAHPEARGFLARLKAEGQKDEGALDELRELAKNPEAGFLEFYNLGHALLLLPGKEAEAAQAFVQALKVAPKSPHATTYLGVAVWKQGQLPQALKCFKYAATLAPRESLPLQLASKVLVQLGQVGKAQLALQKALQRAPQKPELHEDFIKLCVFANKPKLALKSVIDFRQLDPKNPNGPYLQGLVMLLSGNLSEARRTFREAVALAPRAWEPKLGLARALLIGEQKEVAEALQLLEEAVALAPTEPGPSNELAVHYLARPETTAKAKELLARVLAAHPEEPGANLNMGLALVKTDKAAAAGHAHKALKSTDPAVREQAERLLKLVS, encoded by the coding sequence ATGGCGATCGAGCGCACCGCGAAAGAGGGCTACAAGCTGATGAAGATGGGGCTGCTGCCGGCGGCAGCCCGTGAATTCCAGGGGGCTCTGGCCAAGAACCCCCAGGACACCGCGGCCCTGCTCGGCCTGGCGCGCCTGCACCTGGCGCAGCAGGAGTCCGGGCAGGCCCGGCCGCTGCTGGAGCAGGTGCTGGCGCTGGAGCCCGCCCACCCCGAGGCGCGGGGCTTCCTGGCCCGGCTGAAGGCCGAAGGGCAGAAGGACGAGGGCGCGCTCGACGAGCTGCGCGAGCTGGCGAAGAACCCCGAGGCCGGCTTCCTCGAGTTCTACAACCTGGGACACGCGCTGCTGCTGTTGCCCGGCAAGGAAGCCGAGGCCGCGCAGGCGTTCGTCCAGGCCCTGAAAGTGGCTCCCAAGAGTCCGCACGCCACCACGTACCTGGGGGTGGCGGTGTGGAAGCAGGGCCAGTTGCCCCAGGCGCTCAAGTGCTTCAAGTACGCGGCCACGCTGGCGCCCCGCGAGTCGCTGCCGCTGCAGCTCGCCTCCAAGGTGCTGGTGCAGCTGGGGCAGGTGGGCAAGGCGCAGCTCGCGCTGCAGAAGGCCCTCCAGCGCGCCCCCCAGAAGCCCGAGCTGCACGAGGACTTCATCAAGCTGTGCGTCTTCGCCAACAAGCCGAAGCTGGCGCTCAAGTCCGTCATCGACTTCCGGCAGCTCGACCCGAAGAACCCCAACGGCCCCTACCTCCAGGGGCTGGTGATGCTCCTGTCGGGCAACCTGAGCGAGGCGCGCCGCACCTTCCGCGAGGCGGTGGCGCTGGCGCCCAGGGCCTGGGAGCCCAAGCTGGGCCTGGCGCGGGCGCTGCTCATCGGCGAGCAGAAGGAAGTGGCCGAGGCGCTCCAGCTCCTGGAGGAGGCCGTGGCGCTGGCGCCCACCGAGCCGGGCCCCTCGAACGAGCTGGCGGTGCACTACCTGGCCCGGCCGGAGACCACCGCCAAGGCCAAGGAGCTGCTCGCGCGCGTGCTCGCCGCGCACCCCGAGGAGCCGGGCGCGAACCTCAACATGGGGCTCGCCCTGGTGAAGACGGACAAGGCCGCCGCGGCGGGGCATGCGCACAAGGCGCTCAAGAGCACCGACCCCGCCGTGCGCGAGCAGGCCGAGCGGCTCCTGAAGCTCGTGTCCTGA
- a CDS encoding transporter: protein MAGINPNRPTTTPTTPNTQKPAQPPAQPKNRVETNVEGSAPIAQRQVSGGYESGSAFEASTSGTLPGGIQGEAHVSGPSFSVEGNADASVGVGGIDVNLSVDVNATLAEGGASATKTFEVEVAGEKLDITVDLSAEGVVGADGSLNLDIHIGTDGQVSINAGAEGFAGARASLTGGVKVEHEGRELASGSVELSATAGVSGDAHADIELTSEGLSFDVGAEASAGVGFGVDVQGNINAGNTVRFAGEVLGGLAEEGVEWAGEQLENVGEWAGDRLEDVGEFIDDLIPDIDLNPFN, encoded by the coding sequence ATGGCTGGCATCAATCCGAACCGCCCGACGACGACCCCCACCACCCCCAACACCCAGAAGCCCGCGCAGCCCCCTGCGCAGCCGAAGAACCGGGTGGAGACCAACGTCGAGGGCAGCGCTCCGATTGCCCAGCGCCAGGTGAGCGGCGGCTACGAGTCGGGCTCGGCGTTCGAGGCAAGCACCTCCGGCACGCTGCCCGGCGGCATCCAGGGCGAGGCCCACGTGTCCGGCCCGAGCTTCTCGGTGGAGGGCAACGCGGACGCCAGCGTCGGCGTGGGCGGCATCGACGTGAACCTGTCGGTGGACGTGAACGCCACCCTGGCCGAGGGCGGCGCCAGCGCGACGAAGACCTTCGAAGTGGAAGTGGCCGGCGAGAAGCTGGACATCACCGTGGACCTGAGCGCCGAGGGCGTGGTGGGTGCCGACGGCAGCCTGAACCTGGACATCCACATCGGCACCGACGGCCAGGTGTCCATCAACGCGGGCGCCGAGGGCTTCGCGGGCGCGCGCGCCTCGCTCACCGGTGGCGTGAAGGTGGAGCACGAGGGCCGGGAGCTGGCCAGCGGCAGCGTGGAGCTGAGCGCCACGGCGGGCGTGAGCGGCGATGCGCACGCGGACATCGAGCTGACGAGCGAGGGGCTGTCCTTCGACGTGGGCGCGGAGGCCTCGGCGGGCGTGGGCTTCGGCGTGGACGTGCAGGGCAACATCAACGCGGGCAACACGGTGCGCTTCGCGGGCGAGGTGCTGGGCGGCCTGGCCGAAGAGGGCGTGGAGTGGGCCGGCGAGCAGCTGGAGAACGTGGGCGAGTGGGCCGGGGACCGGCTCGAGGACGTGGGCGAGTTCATCGATGACCTCATCCCGGACATCGACCTGAACCCGTTCAACTGA
- a CDS encoding cold-shock protein, with translation MATGVVKWFNDAKGFGFITQDGGGDDVFCHHTAIQADGFRSLAEGQRVEFEVSRGPKGLQAQNVRPI, from the coding sequence ATGGCTACTGGTGTCGTGAAGTGGTTCAATGATGCGAAGGGCTTCGGCTTCATCACCCAGGACGGCGGGGGCGATGACGTGTTCTGCCACCACACGGCCATCCAGGCCGATGGCTTCCGCAGCCTCGCTGAGGGGCAGCGGGTGGAGTTCGAGGTGAGCCGCGGCCCCAAGGGCCTGCAGGCGCAGAACGTCCGGCCCATCTGA
- a CDS encoding fatty acid desaturase — MLRYSADRRTLLWCAAMPVVALSMYANPALIPWMSPLACYLALSAGVIAHNHNHCPTFKNRTLNNTFGMWLSIFYGYPTFAWIPTHNLNHHKFVNKAGDATITWRYTNRHTPWVAFSYFFVSSYFQSDPIKAFIRKARSNNPSLFRQIVTQYAVWAGVHLALLGLAIALHGPLLGAKVWGLAFLLPALFALWTIMFFNYIQHVHTDPWSEHNHSRSFVGRAINYLLFNNALHAAHHEMPGAHWSTLWEAHGKIAPAIDPALRTRSFFAFCFRNYVLAPFFPRFGTKQVGRAPFEPPTGEKVEVAFGDELQAVESGINAARV, encoded by the coding sequence ATGCTCCGATACTCCGCCGATCGCCGGACGCTGCTGTGGTGCGCAGCCATGCCCGTCGTGGCCCTGTCGATGTACGCGAACCCGGCACTGATTCCCTGGATGAGCCCGCTGGCGTGCTACCTGGCGTTGTCCGCGGGAGTGATTGCCCACAACCACAACCACTGCCCCACCTTCAAGAACCGCACGCTCAACAACACGTTCGGCATGTGGCTGTCCATCTTCTACGGCTACCCGACGTTCGCGTGGATTCCCACGCACAACCTGAACCACCACAAGTTCGTGAACAAGGCGGGGGACGCCACCATCACCTGGCGCTACACCAACCGCCACACCCCCTGGGTAGCCTTCTCGTACTTCTTCGTCTCCAGCTACTTCCAGAGCGATCCCATCAAGGCCTTCATCCGCAAGGCGCGCTCCAACAACCCCTCGCTCTTCCGGCAGATCGTCACCCAGTACGCGGTGTGGGCCGGCGTGCACCTGGCGCTGCTGGGGCTGGCCATCGCGCTGCACGGGCCCCTGCTGGGCGCCAAGGTGTGGGGCCTCGCGTTCCTGCTGCCCGCCCTGTTCGCGCTGTGGACCATCATGTTCTTCAATTACATCCAGCACGTGCACACCGACCCGTGGAGCGAGCACAACCACAGCCGCAGCTTCGTGGGCCGGGCCATCAACTACCTGCTCTTCAACAATGCCTTGCACGCCGCGCACCACGAGATGCCGGGGGCGCACTGGAGCACCCTCTGGGAGGCGCACGGGAAGATTGCCCCGGCGATTGATCCGGCGCTGCGCACGCGCAGCTTCTTCGCCTTCTGCTTCCGCAACTACGTGCTGGCCCCCTTCTTCCCCCGCTTCGGCACGAAGCAGGTGGGGCGCGCGCCCTTCGAGCCGCCCACGGGAGAGAAGGTGGAGGTGGCGTTCGGAGACGAGCTGCAGGCGGTGGAGTCAGGCATCAACGCCGCACGCGTGTAG
- a CDS encoding serine/threonine-protein kinase, with product MLRPAHPCPHCILADHGPLEFGKYVLLSKLAAGGMAVTYRARMTGAAGVTKPCVIKQILPHFADDADFVEMFISEARVAMGLSHGNIAQVFDFGEVDGQYFIALEFVYGQPLSKVLRRTAKSGLGFLPIPLALHVVSKLCDGLDYAHRHVGEDGEALGLVHRDVSPDNVLLSYEGEVKVIDFGIAKATSIVESKTSPGVVKGKYPYFSPEQAQGRQDLDLRTDVYAAGVVLYEAVCGRRPYEGEFVTVLPRILRGDYTPPSELNPAISPELEGIIASALALDRDERYPTAKALSDALVELLYRENPRFTPTLLSQFVAHLFSEELSADGRKVEVPAAFREQLASWQKMGVDPALTRAKTPSVGSAPRSRSNPGTTRAAGSGARQVSSGARSPNDSGPRPASNGSRKSDPRRSTGLNVPTSGVRRALGSDRPGPSLPDATDDDEVTPAHPSLMAPLDGGTQPALASPSKTVIPPTRGADTTLEVARALKAHEEQERAEQRQTLVRKISLGMLSLALVIGVLYGLSSLLTRDPNAGQPPTATVWVTSTPPGAEVALNGRMVKGKTPLFVNGFVIDEANTVVLTLPGRLPWTKRFTPDGRDDPPLHAELQKDPSAVEPAPAEGTPPEPGKASPADAGVAAVVEAPPPQAPPPEAPPAQPGSGPEREFQEVLYPTRLLVLRTQYNALPVPEYTTASIELNPGTTYSLHTEGGAAYTEGSPTSNTLAYFLEGDMPADDSFGLLSGTARPIKGAKRIHVFALDETGLEDNRGTVRVQLFESKWKPPRYLLFEAQKHALPLKPGHQMALRGLNPKSTYLFTVRDDFAELRSGTKGRVRRVLCMERGADAEKSRRTYRVLEVGKRYQLDGLETLRCTFPDTRVEDNAGALAVDLVDVTNMTRREREEYIRNARRTQR from the coding sequence ATGCTCCGCCCAGCTCACCCCTGCCCCCACTGCATCTTGGCGGACCACGGCCCCCTGGAATTCGGCAAATACGTCCTGCTGTCCAAGCTCGCTGCGGGCGGCATGGCGGTCACCTACCGTGCGCGCATGACGGGCGCCGCGGGGGTGACGAAGCCCTGCGTCATCAAGCAGATCCTCCCCCACTTCGCCGACGATGCGGACTTCGTCGAGATGTTCATCAGCGAGGCGCGGGTGGCCATGGGGCTGAGCCACGGCAACATCGCCCAGGTCTTCGACTTCGGCGAGGTGGACGGCCAGTACTTCATCGCCCTGGAGTTCGTGTACGGCCAGCCCCTCTCCAAGGTGCTGCGCCGCACGGCCAAGTCCGGCCTGGGCTTCCTGCCCATTCCGCTCGCCCTGCACGTGGTCAGCAAGCTGTGCGACGGGCTGGACTACGCGCACCGCCACGTGGGCGAGGACGGGGAGGCCCTGGGGCTGGTGCACCGGGACGTGTCCCCGGACAACGTGCTCCTCTCGTACGAGGGCGAAGTCAAGGTCATCGACTTCGGCATCGCCAAGGCCACGAGCATCGTCGAGTCGAAGACGTCGCCGGGCGTGGTGAAGGGCAAGTACCCCTACTTCTCCCCGGAGCAGGCGCAGGGGCGGCAGGACCTGGACTTACGCACGGACGTGTACGCCGCGGGCGTGGTGCTCTACGAGGCGGTGTGCGGCCGGCGCCCCTACGAGGGCGAGTTCGTCACCGTGCTGCCCCGCATCCTCCGCGGCGACTACACCCCGCCCTCCGAGCTGAACCCGGCCATCTCCCCGGAGCTGGAGGGCATCATCGCCAGCGCCCTGGCGCTGGACCGGGACGAGCGCTACCCCACCGCCAAGGCGCTCAGCGACGCGCTGGTGGAGCTGCTCTACCGCGAGAACCCGCGCTTCACCCCCACGCTGCTCTCCCAGTTCGTGGCGCACCTGTTCAGCGAGGAGCTCTCCGCGGATGGGCGCAAGGTGGAGGTGCCCGCCGCCTTCCGCGAGCAGCTCGCCTCCTGGCAGAAGATGGGGGTGGACCCGGCGCTCACGCGCGCGAAGACGCCCTCGGTGGGCAGCGCCCCGCGCAGCCGCTCCAACCCGGGCACCACCCGCGCGGCGGGCTCCGGCGCGCGGCAGGTGAGCTCCGGCGCGCGCTCCCCGAACGACAGCGGCCCCCGGCCCGCGAGCAACGGCTCACGCAAGAGCGACCCGCGGCGGTCCACCGGCCTGAACGTGCCCACCTCGGGCGTCCGCCGCGCGCTCGGCTCCGACCGGCCCGGCCCCTCGCTGCCCGACGCCACCGATGACGACGAGGTGACGCCCGCGCACCCCTCGCTCATGGCCCCGCTGGACGGGGGCACCCAGCCGGCCCTGGCCTCCCCCAGCAAGACGGTCATCCCCCCCACCCGCGGCGCCGACACCACCCTGGAGGTGGCGCGCGCGCTCAAGGCCCATGAGGAGCAGGAGCGGGCCGAGCAGCGGCAGACGCTGGTGCGGAAGATCAGCCTGGGCATGCTCAGCCTGGCCCTCGTCATCGGCGTCCTCTACGGCCTCAGCTCGCTCCTCACGAGGGACCCCAACGCCGGCCAGCCCCCCACGGCCACCGTCTGGGTCACCTCCACGCCCCCCGGGGCCGAGGTGGCGCTCAACGGCCGCATGGTGAAGGGCAAGACGCCGCTGTTCGTCAACGGCTTCGTCATCGACGAGGCGAACACCGTGGTGCTCACCCTGCCCGGGCGCCTGCCCTGGACGAAGCGCTTCACGCCCGATGGGCGGGATGATCCGCCCCTCCACGCGGAGCTCCAGAAGGACCCCAGCGCCGTGGAGCCCGCCCCCGCCGAGGGGACGCCGCCCGAGCCCGGGAAGGCCAGCCCCGCCGATGCGGGCGTGGCCGCCGTGGTGGAAGCACCGCCCCCGCAGGCGCCGCCCCCGGAGGCGCCGCCCGCGCAGCCGGGGAGCGGCCCGGAGCGGGAGTTCCAGGAGGTCCTCTACCCCACGCGGCTCCTGGTGCTGCGCACCCAGTACAACGCCCTGCCCGTGCCCGAGTACACGACGGCCAGCATCGAGCTGAACCCGGGCACCACCTACTCCCTGCACACCGAAGGCGGCGCGGCGTACACGGAAGGCAGCCCCACCTCCAACACCCTGGCGTACTTCCTGGAGGGGGACATGCCGGCCGATGACAGCTTCGGCCTGCTGTCGGGCACCGCCCGCCCCATCAAGGGCGCCAAGCGCATCCACGTCTTCGCCCTGGACGAGACGGGCCTGGAGGACAACCGCGGCACCGTGCGCGTGCAGCTCTTCGAGTCCAAGTGGAAGCCGCCGCGCTACCTGCTCTTCGAGGCGCAGAAGCACGCCCTGCCCCTCAAGCCCGGGCACCAGATGGCCCTGCGCGGCCTCAACCCGAAGTCCACCTACCTGTTCACCGTGCGTGACGACTTCGCCGAGCTGCGCTCCGGCACCAAGGGCCGCGTGCGCCGCGTGCTGTGCATGGAGCGCGGCGCGGACGCGGAGAAGTCCCGCCGCACCTACCGCGTGCTGGAGGTGGGCAAGCGCTACCAGCTCGACGGCCTCGAGACGCTGCGCTGCACCTTCCCCGACACCCGCGTGGAGGACAACGCGGGCGCGCTCGCGGTGGACCTCGTGGACGTGACGAACATGACGCGCCGGGAGCGCGAGGAGTACATCCGCAACGCCCGCCGCACCCAGCGCTAG
- a CDS encoding metallophosphoesterase family protein: MRRLGWAVLGCLLAGCVRPAEGRAQKDLEIGRAEAGGLSVRVEEGLAAVRGLESGALTLWGNAPVLHVRAVAAADAPEGWTVVVRNALPDAALTAEVEGTGELLPVEGGPTPVPTVKTWRVRLRPGVAARLTVAPPGWSEARPFRFAALADVQEALPKVGDIYARMNEDPSLRFIFFSGDLTERGTREQLEEFQERLTESRIPLFATLGNHETYSTGDVAYQALVGRASHHFGFQGVHFTMVDSADGTVDPLVEEQLDTWLEAARGAVHVVGMHIAPLEPIGVRNGSFSSRNEAASLVGKLARAGVDLTLYGHVHSYYAFSNAGIPAFISGGGGAIPERFDGVGRHYLAVEVDPAAGVKDVVLVRVD, encoded by the coding sequence GTGAGACGCTTGGGGTGGGCCGTGCTGGGGTGTCTGCTGGCCGGGTGCGTGCGGCCCGCGGAGGGGCGCGCGCAGAAGGATCTGGAGATCGGCCGCGCCGAGGCGGGAGGGCTGTCCGTGCGGGTGGAGGAGGGGCTGGCGGCGGTGCGGGGCCTGGAGTCCGGGGCGCTGACGCTGTGGGGCAACGCGCCCGTGCTCCACGTGCGCGCGGTGGCGGCAGCCGATGCGCCCGAGGGGTGGACGGTGGTGGTGCGCAACGCCCTGCCGGACGCGGCGCTGACGGCGGAGGTGGAGGGCACGGGCGAGCTGCTGCCGGTGGAGGGCGGGCCCACGCCGGTGCCCACGGTGAAGACGTGGCGGGTGCGGTTGCGGCCCGGCGTGGCGGCGCGGCTCACGGTGGCGCCACCGGGGTGGAGCGAGGCGCGGCCCTTCCGGTTCGCGGCGCTGGCGGACGTGCAGGAGGCGCTGCCCAAGGTGGGGGACATCTACGCGCGCATGAACGAGGACCCTTCGCTGCGCTTCATCTTCTTCTCGGGGGATTTGACGGAGCGGGGCACCCGGGAGCAGCTGGAGGAGTTCCAGGAGCGGCTCACCGAGTCCCGCATTCCGCTGTTCGCCACGCTGGGCAACCACGAGACCTACAGCACGGGGGACGTGGCGTACCAGGCGCTGGTGGGGCGGGCCAGCCACCACTTCGGCTTCCAGGGGGTGCACTTCACCATGGTGGACTCGGCGGACGGCACGGTGGATCCGCTCGTGGAGGAGCAGCTCGACACGTGGCTGGAGGCCGCGCGCGGCGCGGTGCACGTGGTGGGCATGCACATCGCGCCGCTGGAGCCCATCGGGGTGCGCAACGGCTCCTTCAGCAGCCGCAACGAGGCGGCCAGTCTGGTGGGCAAGCTGGCGCGGGCGGGGGTGGACCTGACGCTCTATGGCCACGTGCACTCGTATTACGCTTTCTCGAACGCGGGCATCCCGGCCTTCATCTCGGGCGGCGGCGGAGCCATCCCCGAGCGCTTCGACGGGGTGGGGCGGCACTACCTGGCGGTGGAGGTGGATCCGGCTGCGGGGGTGAAGGACGTGGTGCTGGTGCGGGTGGACTGA